From Streptomyces sp. NBC_01551:
CCGGCGACCTCGTCCCCGACGAGATCACCATCGGCATGGCCAAGGACCGCATGGAGCAGCCCGACGCCGTGAACGGCTTCCTGCTCGACGGTTTCCCGCGCAACGTGTCCCAGGCCGAGGCGCTGGACCGGATGCTCGAGGCGGAGGGCATGAAGCTCGACGCCGTCCTCGACCTGGAGGTCGAGGAGGATGAGGTCGTCAAGCGGATCGCCGGCCGCCGGATCTGTCGCAACGACTCCGCGCACGTCTTCCACGTCACGTACGCCCCGCCGAAGACCGACGGCGTCTGCGACGCCTGCGGCGGCGAGCTGTACCAGCGCGGCGACGACTCCGAGTCGACGGTGCGCAACCGGCTGGAGGTCTACCACACGCAGACCGAGCCGATCATCGACTACTACAAGGCCCAGGGCCTGCTGGTGACCATCCCGGCCCTCGGTGAGGTCGCGGACGTCACGCAGCGCGCGATGGACGCCCTCAAGAAGTAGTTCCCTTGCTGTGCAGGAACGGCCGCGGTGTCCCCAGGGCATCGCGGCC
This genomic window contains:
- a CDS encoding adenylate kinase; amino-acid sequence: MRIVLVGPPGAGKGTQAAFLAKNLSIPHISTGDLFRANISRNTELGQRAKAFMDAGDLVPDEITIGMAKDRMEQPDAVNGFLLDGFPRNVSQAEALDRMLEAEGMKLDAVLDLEVEEDEVVKRIAGRRICRNDSAHVFHVTYAPPKTDGVCDACGGELYQRGDDSESTVRNRLEVYHTQTEPIIDYYKAQGLLVTIPALGEVADVTQRAMDALKK